From Orcinus orca chromosome 3, mOrcOrc1.1, whole genome shotgun sequence, a single genomic window includes:
- the ADAT3 gene encoding probable inactive tRNA-specific adenosine deaminase-like protein 3 → MDPTPGDVEPHRDAKARSPEREPAWQALPILSEQQSGAVELVLAYAAPVLDKRQTSRLLKEVSAVHPLPAQPHLKRVRPSPRPGCPHALEMLLCLAGPAAGMRSLAELLPPPAVDPRGLGQPFLVPVPARPPLTRGQFEEARAHWPTTFHEDRQVTRALAGQLFSAQERVAMQGHMERAVWAAQQAASRGLRAVGAVVVEPASGRVLATGHDCSSATGPLLHATMVCIDLVARGQGRGAYDLAPHPACSFAPAAAPPGVRAGSVHKLDEDADGLPYVCTGYDLYVTREPCAMCAMALVHSRVRRVFYGAPSPDGALGTRFRLHAQPDLNHRFQAFCGVLEAQCRRLDPDA, encoded by the coding sequence ATGGACCCCACCCCGGGCGACGTGGAGCCACACAGAGACGCGAAGGCCAGGAGCCCCGAGCGAGAGCCGGCGTGGCAGGCCCTCCCGATCCTGTCTGAGCAGCAGTCCGGCGCTGTGGAGCTGGTGCTGGCCTATGCCGCGCCGGTCCTGGACAAGCGCCAGACCTCACGCCTCCTCAAGGAGGTGTCAGCCGTCCACCCGCTGCCCGCACAGCCTCACCTCAAGAGGGTGCGACCCAGCCCCCGCCCCGGCTGCCCACACGCGCTGGAGATGCTGCTGTGCCTGGCGGGTCCGGCCGCGGGCATGCGATCGCTGGCCGAGCTCCTCCCGCCGCCGGCCGTGGACCCCCGTGGCCTGGGCCAGCCCTTCCTGGTGCCTGTGCCCGCGCGGCCGCCCCTGACCAGGGGCCAGTTTGAGGAGGCGCGCGCACACTGGCCCACCACCTTCCACGAGGACCGGCAGGTGACCCGAGCCCTGGCCGGGCAGCTCTTCTCGGCACAGGAGCGGGTGGCGATGCAGGGCCACATGGAGCGGGCCGTGTGGGCCGCGCAGCAGGCGGCCTCGCGGGGCCTGCGGGCCgtgggggcagtggtggtggaGCCGGCCTCAGGCCGCGTGCTGGCCACAGGCCACGACTGCAGCAGCGCGACCGGACCCCTGCTGCACGCCACCATGGTGTGCATCGACCTGGTGGCCCGGGGCCAGGGCCGCGGTGCCTATGACCTTGCACCCCACCCCGCCTGCTCCTTCGCCCCAGCCGCCGCCCCCCCAGGCGTCCGCGCGGGCTCCGTGCACAAGCTGGATGAGGACGCCGATGGCCTGCCCTACGTGTGCACCGGCTACGACCTGTACGTCACCCGCGAGCCCTGCGCCATGTGCGCCATGGCCCTGGTCCACTCCCGCGTGCGGCGCGTCTTCTACGGGGCGCCCTCGCCCGACGGCGCGCTGGGCACCCGCTTCCGCCTCCACGCCCAGCCGGACCTCAACCACCGCTTCCAGGCCTTCTGTGGCGTGCTGGAGGCCCAGTGCCGCCGGCTGGACCCCGACGCATAG